One stretch of Actinacidiphila sp. DG2A-62 DNA includes these proteins:
- the acs gene encoding acetate--CoA ligase — protein MSTNESLANLLKEERRFAPPAEIASAANVTAAAYEQAAADRLGFWAEQARRLTWATEPTQTLDWSNPPFAKWFADGELNVAYNCVDRHVEAGHGDRVALHFEGEPGDSRAITYAELKDEVSRAANALTELGIAAGDRVAIYLPMIPEAVVAMLACARIGAPHSVVFGGFSADAVASRIDDADAKLVITADGGYRRGKPSALKPAIDDAVARTPQVEHVLVVRRTGQDVAWTDGRDLWWHEVTSRQSAEHTPQPFNAEHPLYILYTSGTTGKPKGILHTSGGYLTQASYTHHAVFDLKPETDVYWCTADIGWVTGHSYIVYGPLSNGATQVIYEGTPDTPHQGRFWEIVQKYGVTILYTAPTAIRTFMKWGDDIPAKFDLSSLRVLGSVGEPINPEAWIWYREHIGSGKTPIVDTWWQTETGAMMISPLPGVTATKPGSAQTPLPGIAATVVDDEANEVPNGSGGYLVLTEPWPSMLRTIWGDDQRYLDTYWSRFPGRYFAGDGAKKDDDGDIWLLGRVDDVMLVSGHNISTTEVESALVSHPKVAESAVVGATDETTGQAIVAFVILRGTAEDSADLAAALRDHVGKTLGPIAKPKRILVVSELPKTRSGKIMRLLLRDVAENRELGDVTTLTDSSVMDLIQSKLPSAPSED, from the coding sequence GTGAGCACCAACGAGAGCCTGGCGAACCTGCTGAAGGAGGAGCGGCGCTTCGCTCCCCCGGCCGAGATTGCGTCCGCGGCCAATGTCACCGCGGCCGCGTACGAACAGGCCGCGGCCGACCGGCTGGGCTTCTGGGCCGAGCAGGCCCGCCGCCTGACCTGGGCCACCGAGCCCACCCAGACACTCGACTGGTCGAACCCGCCGTTCGCCAAGTGGTTCGCCGACGGCGAGCTGAACGTGGCGTACAACTGCGTCGACCGCCATGTCGAGGCCGGCCACGGCGACCGCGTCGCCCTGCACTTCGAGGGCGAGCCGGGCGACAGCCGCGCGATCACCTACGCCGAGCTGAAGGACGAGGTCAGCCGCGCCGCCAACGCACTGACCGAGCTGGGCATCGCGGCCGGCGACCGGGTCGCCATCTACCTGCCGATGATCCCCGAGGCGGTCGTCGCGATGCTCGCCTGCGCCCGGATCGGCGCGCCCCACTCGGTGGTCTTCGGCGGCTTCTCCGCCGACGCCGTCGCCTCCCGCATCGACGACGCCGACGCCAAGCTCGTCATCACCGCCGACGGCGGCTACCGCCGCGGCAAGCCCTCCGCGCTCAAGCCCGCCATCGACGACGCGGTCGCGCGCACCCCGCAGGTCGAGCACGTGCTGGTGGTGCGCCGCACCGGCCAGGACGTCGCGTGGACCGATGGCCGCGACCTGTGGTGGCACGAGGTCACCAGCCGGCAGTCCGCCGAGCACACCCCGCAGCCGTTCAACGCCGAGCACCCGCTCTACATCCTCTACACCTCCGGGACGACGGGTAAGCCCAAGGGCATCCTGCACACCTCCGGCGGCTACCTCACCCAGGCGAGTTACACCCACCACGCGGTCTTCGACCTCAAGCCGGAGACCGACGTCTACTGGTGCACCGCCGACATCGGCTGGGTCACCGGCCACTCGTACATCGTCTACGGCCCGCTCTCCAACGGCGCCACCCAGGTCATCTACGAGGGCACCCCGGACACCCCGCACCAGGGCCGGTTCTGGGAGATCGTGCAGAAGTACGGTGTGACGATCCTCTACACCGCGCCCACCGCGATCCGCACCTTCATGAAGTGGGGCGACGACATCCCCGCCAAGTTCGACCTGAGCAGCCTGCGGGTGCTGGGCAGCGTCGGCGAGCCGATCAACCCCGAGGCGTGGATCTGGTACCGCGAGCACATCGGCTCCGGCAAGACCCCGATCGTGGACACCTGGTGGCAGACCGAGACCGGCGCGATGATGATCAGCCCGCTGCCGGGCGTCACCGCGACCAAGCCCGGCTCCGCGCAGACCCCGCTGCCCGGCATCGCCGCCACCGTCGTGGACGACGAGGCCAACGAGGTGCCGAACGGCTCCGGCGGCTACCTGGTGCTGACCGAGCCGTGGCCGTCGATGCTCCGCACCATCTGGGGCGACGACCAGCGCTACCTGGACACCTACTGGTCCCGCTTCCCCGGCCGCTACTTCGCCGGCGACGGCGCGAAGAAGGACGACGACGGCGACATCTGGCTGCTCGGCCGGGTCGACGACGTCATGCTGGTCTCCGGCCACAACATCTCCACCACCGAGGTCGAGTCCGCGCTGGTCTCGCACCCGAAGGTGGCCGAGTCCGCGGTCGTCGGCGCCACCGACGAGACCACCGGGCAGGCGATCGTCGCCTTCGTCATCCTGCGCGGCACCGCCGAGGACAGCGCGGACCTGGCCGCCGCGCTGCGCGACCACGTCGGCAAGACGCTCGGCCCGATCGCCAAGCCCAAGCGCATCCTGGTGGTCTCCGAGCTGCCCAAGACCCGCTCGGGCAAGATCATGCGCCTGCTGCTGCGGGACGTCGCGGAGAACCGGGAGCTGGGCGACGTCACCACGCTCACCGACTCCTCGGTGATGGACCTCATCCAGAGCAAGCTGCCCTCGGCGCCCAGCGAGGACTGA
- the nhaA gene encoding Na+/H+ antiporter NhaA — MTDQPRPRRRTTVLLDRLPLPERAFLADALRAETVGGLLLLLAALAALIWTNTDQHDYEAVSHHHLGPAALGLHLSVAHWAADGLLTVFFFVAGVELKRELVAGELRDPAAAALPVVAAVCGMAAPAVVYAVTAAAGGGSLKGWAIPTATDIAFALAVLAVIGTALPAALRAFLLTLAVVDDLFAILIIAFFFTSAIDIAALLGAVGGLVLFWALLRAGVHGWWVYVPLAVVIWALTANSGVHATISGVAMGLMLRCTPRPGEEHTPGERVEHLVRPLSAGVAVPLFALFSAGVTISAGSLREVFHRPETLGVVLGLVLGKALGVFGGAWLAARFTRARLGADLVWPDVLAVAVLAGIGFTVSLLIAELAFDDDPALAGEAKAAVLLGSVIAAVAAGCLLKLRDNAYRALAAADAVEVTDAHHLGRDGDRRLAPPGGEAGHADDA; from the coding sequence GTGACCGATCAGCCCCGGCCGCGCCGCCGCACCACGGTCCTGCTGGACCGGCTCCCGCTCCCCGAGCGGGCGTTCCTCGCCGACGCGTTGCGGGCCGAGACGGTCGGCGGCCTCCTGCTGCTGCTCGCCGCGCTGGCCGCGCTGATCTGGACCAACACCGACCAGCACGACTACGAGGCGGTCAGCCACCACCACCTCGGGCCGGCCGCGCTCGGCCTGCACCTGTCGGTGGCGCACTGGGCGGCCGACGGCCTGCTGACCGTCTTCTTCTTCGTCGCCGGGGTCGAGCTCAAGCGCGAACTCGTGGCCGGCGAACTGCGCGATCCCGCCGCCGCCGCGCTTCCCGTGGTCGCCGCCGTGTGCGGGATGGCCGCGCCCGCGGTCGTCTATGCGGTGACGGCCGCGGCGGGCGGCGGCTCGCTCAAGGGCTGGGCGATCCCGACCGCCACCGACATCGCCTTCGCGCTCGCCGTGCTCGCCGTCATCGGCACCGCGCTGCCGGCCGCCCTGCGTGCCTTCCTGCTCACCCTGGCCGTCGTCGACGACCTGTTCGCCATCCTGATCATCGCGTTCTTCTTCACCTCCGCCATCGACATCGCCGCCCTGCTCGGCGCGGTCGGCGGCCTGGTGCTGTTCTGGGCGCTGCTGCGCGCGGGGGTGCACGGCTGGTGGGTCTACGTGCCGCTGGCCGTGGTGATCTGGGCGCTGACCGCCAACAGCGGGGTGCACGCCACCATCTCCGGCGTCGCGATGGGCCTGATGCTGCGCTGCACGCCCCGGCCGGGCGAGGAGCACACGCCGGGCGAGCGCGTCGAACACCTCGTCAGGCCGCTGTCCGCGGGGGTCGCGGTGCCGCTGTTCGCGCTGTTCTCCGCGGGGGTGACGATCTCGGCGGGCTCGCTGCGCGAGGTCTTCCACCGGCCCGAGACCCTCGGCGTCGTGCTCGGCCTGGTGCTGGGCAAGGCGCTCGGCGTCTTCGGCGGGGCGTGGCTGGCCGCCCGCTTCACCCGCGCCCGGCTGGGCGCGGATCTGGTGTGGCCGGACGTGCTGGCGGTCGCGGTGCTGGCCGGCATCGGCTTCACCGTCTCGCTGCTGATCGCCGAACTGGCCTTCGACGACGACCCCGCGCTGGCCGGCGAGGCCAAGGCCGCGGTGCTGCTCGGCTCGGTGATCGCCGCGGTCGCGGCGGGCTGCCTGCTCAAGCTCCGCGACAACGCCTACCGGGCGCTGGCCGCGGCGGACGCGGTCGAGGTGACCGACGCGCACCACCTGGGACGTGACGGGGACCGCAGGCTCGCCCCGCCCGGCGGGGAGGCGGGCCATGCTGACGACGCGTAA
- a CDS encoding phage holin family protein, which yields MSAASNGDERSLGQLFASATAELSALVHDEIALAKAEIRQDAKRAAVGSGAFVTALALLFFAVPMLSFASAYGIHALGITLGWSFLIVFGAFMLLAGILALVGIGRFKKVKKPERTIASAKQTAAVLQKAKPHPRELPAESGGTGAAAITSSGSGATLAVSAGGTPPAVEDAAPGRS from the coding sequence ATGAGCGCAGCCTCGAACGGTGACGAGCGCAGCCTCGGCCAGTTGTTCGCCTCCGCCACGGCGGAGCTGTCCGCCCTGGTGCACGACGAGATCGCCCTGGCCAAGGCGGAGATCCGGCAGGACGCCAAGCGGGCGGCGGTGGGCAGCGGCGCGTTCGTGACGGCACTGGCGCTGCTGTTCTTCGCCGTGCCGATGCTCAGCTTCGCCAGCGCCTACGGCATCCACGCGCTGGGCATCACCCTCGGCTGGTCGTTCCTGATCGTCTTCGGGGCGTTCATGCTGCTGGCGGGGATCCTCGCGCTGGTCGGCATCGGCCGCTTCAAGAAGGTCAAGAAGCCCGAGCGGACCATCGCCTCGGCCAAGCAGACCGCCGCGGTGCTGCAGAAGGCCAAGCCGCACCCGCGCGAGCTGCCGGCCGAGAGCGGCGGGACCGGCGCCGCGGCGATCACGTCGTCCGGCTCCGGCGCCACCCTGGCCGTCTCCGCCGGCGGCACCCCGCCCGCCGTCGAGGACGCCGCGCCGGGCCGCTCTTGA
- a CDS encoding alpha/beta fold hydrolase, with translation MNLTVGSRGPSGSSGRGRPSVPRVEGPWTHRDVAANGARFHIAELGDGPLVLLLHGFPQFWWTWRHQLTALADAGFRAVAMDLRGVGGSDRTPRGYDPPNLALDITGVIRSLGEPDAALVGHDLGGYLAWTAAAMRPKLVRRLAVSSMPHPRRWRAAMLTDLRQSKSGGYIWGFQRPWIPERRLTADDSALVGELVQQWSGPSLPDEESVDVYRRAMQIPSTAHCAVEPYRWMVRSMVRPDGIQFNRRMKRPVRVPTLQMHGSLDPAIATRYVAGSGEYVEAPYRWRLFDGLGHFPQEEDPAAFSAELINWLKDPEPDR, from the coding sequence ATGAACCTCACCGTCGGGTCGCGCGGTCCCTCCGGCAGTTCCGGCCGGGGCCGCCCGTCGGTGCCCCGTGTCGAGGGGCCCTGGACGCACCGCGACGTGGCCGCCAACGGCGCGCGCTTCCACATCGCGGAGCTGGGCGACGGCCCGCTGGTGCTGTTGCTGCACGGCTTCCCGCAGTTCTGGTGGACCTGGCGGCACCAGCTGACGGCGCTCGCCGACGCCGGCTTCCGCGCGGTCGCGATGGACCTGCGCGGGGTCGGCGGCAGCGACCGTACGCCCCGCGGCTACGACCCGCCGAACCTCGCGCTCGACATCACCGGCGTCATCCGCTCGCTCGGCGAGCCCGACGCCGCGCTCGTCGGCCACGACCTGGGCGGCTACCTCGCCTGGACCGCGGCGGCCATGCGGCCCAAGCTGGTCCGCCGGCTCGCCGTCAGCTCCATGCCGCACCCGCGCCGCTGGCGCGCCGCGATGCTCACCGACCTGCGGCAGAGCAAATCCGGCGGCTACATCTGGGGCTTCCAGCGGCCGTGGATCCCCGAGCGGCGGCTGACCGCGGACGACTCCGCGCTGGTCGGCGAGCTGGTGCAGCAGTGGTCGGGCCCGAGCCTGCCCGACGAGGAGTCGGTCGACGTCTACCGCCGGGCCATGCAGATCCCGTCCACCGCGCACTGCGCCGTCGAGCCGTACCGCTGGATGGTGCGCTCGATGGTCCGCCCGGACGGCATCCAGTTCAACCGCCGGATGAAGCGCCCGGTCCGGGTGCCCACCCTGCAGATGCACGGCTCGCTCGACCCGGCGATCGCCACCCGGTACGTGGCCGGCAGCGGGGAGTACGTCGAGGCGCCGTACCGCTGGCGGCTGTTCGACGGGCTCGGCCACTTCCCCCAGGAGGAGGATCCGGCGGCCTTCTCCGCCGAACTGATCAACTGGTTGAAGGACCCGGAACCGGACCGCTGA
- a CDS encoding MarP family serine protease, translating into MNALDFLLILAAVWFAVVGYRQGFVVGIMSVTGFLGGGLAAIYLLPLIWDKATDDATPGSVAVICAVAMVIVTASVGQAFTTHLGNKLRTRITWSPARVLDAGGGALVNVAAMLLVAWLIGTALATTTLPTIGREVRSSKVLLGVSDVLPAQADTWFDDFSNALAQNGLPQVFGTFGSEPITSVPPPDPALANSKVVAESRDSIVKIVGTAPGCGKILEGSGFVFARDRVMTNAHVVGGVTDPRVQIGGRGRQYDARVVLYDWQRDIAVLAVPNLNAPKLDFSTGPEHSRDDAIVAGFPENGPFDVRAARIRSRIEAGGPDIYHRGTVHRDVYSIYSTVRQGNSGGPLLTPGGQVAGVVFAKSLDDSHTGYALTADEVREDAAQGRAATQRVDTQGCAL; encoded by the coding sequence GTGAACGCGCTGGACTTCCTGCTCATCCTCGCCGCTGTCTGGTTCGCCGTGGTCGGCTACCGGCAGGGCTTCGTCGTGGGCATCATGTCGGTGACGGGCTTCCTCGGCGGCGGCCTGGCCGCCATCTACCTGCTGCCCCTGATCTGGGACAAGGCCACGGACGACGCCACGCCGGGCTCCGTCGCGGTGATCTGCGCGGTGGCGATGGTCATCGTGACCGCGTCGGTGGGACAGGCGTTCACCACGCACCTGGGGAACAAGCTGCGCACCCGGATCACCTGGTCGCCCGCCCGCGTCCTGGACGCCGGCGGCGGGGCGCTGGTCAACGTGGCGGCGATGCTGCTGGTGGCGTGGCTGATCGGCACCGCGCTGGCGACCACGACGCTGCCGACGATAGGCCGCGAGGTGCGCTCGTCCAAGGTGCTGCTCGGGGTCTCCGACGTGCTGCCGGCCCAGGCCGACACCTGGTTCGACGACTTCAGCAACGCCCTCGCGCAGAACGGCCTGCCGCAGGTCTTCGGCACCTTCGGCTCCGAGCCGATCACCTCGGTGCCGCCGCCGGACCCGGCGCTGGCGAACAGCAAGGTGGTGGCCGAGTCCCGCGACAGCATCGTGAAGATCGTCGGCACCGCGCCCGGCTGCGGGAAGATCCTGGAGGGCTCGGGCTTCGTCTTCGCGCGGGACCGGGTGATGACCAACGCGCACGTGGTCGGCGGCGTGACCGACCCGCGGGTGCAGATCGGCGGCCGGGGCCGGCAGTACGACGCGCGGGTGGTGCTCTACGACTGGCAGCGCGACATCGCGGTGCTGGCCGTGCCGAATCTGAACGCGCCGAAGCTCGACTTCAGCACCGGCCCCGAGCACTCGCGCGACGACGCGATCGTGGCCGGCTTCCCGGAGAACGGCCCGTTCGACGTGCGGGCGGCCCGCATCCGCAGCCGGATCGAGGCCGGCGGCCCGGACATCTACCACCGCGGCACGGTGCACCGCGACGTGTACTCGATCTACTCCACCGTCCGGCAGGGCAACTCCGGCGGTCCGCTGCTCACTCCGGGCGGCCAGGTGGCCGGCGTGGTCTTCGCCAAGTCGCTGGACGACTCCCACACCGGCTACGCGCTGACCGCCGACGAGGTGCGCGAGGACGCGGCGCAGGGGCGCGCCGCGACGCAGCGGGTGGACACCCAGGGCTGCGCGCTGTGA
- a CDS encoding NUDIX hydrolase — protein sequence MTQARGGARVSAAGVPSWLDPVASVVAAVRPEQLSRFLPPAGGGRPSAVLILFGEGERGPDLLLLERSAALRSHAGQPSFPGGSLDPQDGDPEGEGPVRAALREAEEETGLDPAGVQVFGVLPRLYIPVSDFAVTPVLGWWREPSPVRVVDPAETARVFRVPVADLADPANRAMLVHPSGFRGPAFLVEGALVWGFTAGLIDKILHYAGWERPWDRDRTVPLG from the coding sequence ATGACCCAGGCCAGGGGCGGCGCGCGGGTCTCCGCGGCCGGCGTCCCGTCCTGGCTCGACCCGGTGGCCTCGGTCGTCGCGGCCGTCCGCCCCGAGCAGCTGAGCCGCTTCCTGCCGCCGGCCGGCGGCGGTCGCCCCTCGGCGGTGCTGATCCTGTTCGGCGAGGGCGAGCGCGGCCCTGACCTGCTGCTGCTGGAGCGCTCGGCGGCGCTGCGCTCGCACGCCGGCCAGCCGTCGTTCCCCGGCGGCAGCCTCGATCCGCAGGACGGCGACCCGGAGGGCGAGGGCCCGGTGCGGGCGGCGCTGCGCGAGGCCGAGGAGGAGACCGGCCTCGACCCGGCCGGCGTGCAGGTCTTCGGGGTGCTGCCGCGGCTCTACATCCCGGTCAGCGACTTCGCCGTCACCCCCGTGCTGGGCTGGTGGCGCGAGCCGAGCCCGGTGCGGGTGGTGGACCCGGCGGAGACCGCGCGGGTCTTCCGGGTGCCGGTGGCCGATCTGGCCGACCCGGCGAACCGGGCGATGCTGGTCCACCCCAGCGGCTTCCGCGGCCCGGCGTTCCTGGTCGAGGGCGCGCTGGTGTGGGGCTTCACCGCGGGCCTGATCGACAAGATCCTGCACTACGCGGGCTGGGAGCGGCCCTGGGACCGCGACCGCACGGTCCCGCTCGGCTGA
- the nth gene encoding endonuclease III, with translation MTAGRNSAESERTAVQAPPVALVRRARRINRELAEVYPYAHPELDFENPFQLLIATVLSAQTTDLRVNQTTPALFAKYPTPEDMAAADPADLEQILRPTGFFRAKARSVLGLSTALRDDFGGEVPKKLADLVKLPGVGRKTANVVLGNAYGVPGLTVDTHFGRLSRRFGWTTSEDPEKVEQDVARLFPKSDWTMLSHRVIFHGRRMCHARKPACGACPIAHLCPSFGEGETDPEKAKKLLKYEKGGFPGQRLKPPPDYPGQPAPPLAAS, from the coding sequence GTGACGGCCGGCCGGAATTCCGCTGAGAGCGAACGGACCGCCGTGCAGGCCCCGCCCGTGGCGCTGGTGCGCCGCGCCCGGCGGATCAACCGCGAACTGGCCGAGGTGTATCCGTACGCCCATCCGGAGCTGGACTTCGAGAATCCCTTCCAGCTGCTCATCGCCACCGTGCTGTCCGCCCAGACCACCGACCTGCGGGTGAACCAGACGACGCCGGCGCTGTTCGCGAAGTACCCCACCCCCGAGGACATGGCCGCGGCCGACCCGGCGGACCTGGAGCAGATCCTCCGGCCGACCGGCTTCTTCCGCGCCAAGGCCCGCTCGGTGCTGGGCCTGTCCACGGCGCTGCGCGACGACTTCGGCGGCGAGGTGCCGAAGAAGCTGGCCGATCTGGTGAAGCTGCCCGGAGTGGGCCGCAAGACCGCCAACGTCGTGCTCGGCAACGCGTACGGGGTGCCCGGCCTCACCGTCGACACGCACTTCGGCCGGCTGTCCCGGCGCTTCGGCTGGACGACCTCGGAGGACCCGGAGAAGGTCGAGCAGGACGTCGCCCGGCTGTTCCCGAAGTCGGACTGGACGATGCTGTCGCACCGGGTGATCTTCCACGGCCGCCGGATGTGCCACGCCCGCAAGCCCGCGTGCGGCGCCTGCCCGATCGCCCATCTGTGCCCGTCCTTCGGCGAGGGCGAGACGGACCCGGAGAAGGCGAAGAAGCTGCTGAAGTACGAGAAGGGCGGCTTCCCCGGCCAGCGGCTGAAGCCCCCGCCGGACTACCCCGGGCAGCCCGCGCCCCCGCTGGCCGCGTCATGA
- a CDS encoding Crp/Fnr family transcriptional regulator — protein sequence MDDVLRRAPLFAALDDEQAAELRASMTEVTLARGDSLFHEGDPGDRLYVVTEGKVKLHRTSPDGRENMLAVVGPGELIGELSLFDPGPRTATGTALTEVKLLGLGHGDLQPWLNVRPEVSTALLRAVARRLRRTNDVMSDLVFSDVPGRVAKALLDLSRRFGVQSEEGIHVVHDLTQEELAQLVGASRETVNKALADFAGRGWLRLEARAVILLDVERLAKRSR from the coding sequence GTGGACGACGTTCTGCGCCGTGCCCCGCTTTTCGCGGCGCTCGACGACGAGCAGGCGGCTGAACTGCGCGCCTCCATGACGGAGGTCACGCTCGCGCGTGGCGACTCGCTGTTCCACGAGGGCGACCCCGGGGACCGGCTGTACGTCGTCACCGAGGGCAAGGTCAAGCTGCACCGGACCTCGCCCGACGGGCGGGAGAACATGCTGGCCGTGGTGGGCCCCGGCGAGCTGATCGGAGAGCTGTCGCTCTTCGACCCCGGGCCGCGCACCGCCACCGGCACCGCGCTGACCGAGGTCAAGCTGCTGGGCCTGGGCCACGGCGACCTGCAGCCCTGGCTGAACGTCCGCCCCGAGGTGTCCACCGCGCTGCTGCGCGCGGTCGCCCGGCGGCTGCGCAGGACCAACGACGTCATGTCCGACCTGGTCTTCTCCGACGTGCCCGGGCGCGTCGCCAAGGCGCTGCTCGACCTGTCCCGGCGGTTCGGCGTGCAGTCCGAGGAGGGCATCCACGTCGTCCACGACCTCACGCAGGAGGAGCTGGCGCAGCTCGTCGGCGCGTCCCGCGAGACCGTCAACAAGGCGCTGGCCGACTTCGCCGGCCGCGGCTGGCTGCGGCTGGAGGCGCGCGCGGTGATCCTGCTGGACGTGGAGCGGCTGGCGAAGCGGTCGCGGTAG